A genomic region of Bernardetia sp. ABR2-2B contains the following coding sequences:
- the kdsB gene encoding 3-deoxy-manno-octulosonate cytidylyltransferase, with protein sequence MKIIAIIPARYASSRFPAKVLTDINGKTMIERVFNQAKKAEKLSDVFIATDNQLVFDKAKEFTQNVLMTDSNHISGTDRIAEAALILEKDNIEFDFIINIQGDEPFIQPKQIDSLAEILIKNKEVQLATLVSLIKDSETLFDTNVVKVVFDEAYKAIYFSRNPIPFVRNEDKNQKDAWLSAHTFYRHIGMYAYQKQVLQQITKLKPSKLELAESLEQLRWIENGFSVQVVITPFESIGIDTPEDLKKAISSKN encoded by the coding sequence ATGAAAATTATTGCTATTATCCCTGCTCGTTATGCTTCTAGTCGTTTTCCTGCTAAAGTTTTGACTGATATTAATGGTAAAACAATGATTGAACGTGTTTTTAATCAAGCCAAAAAAGCAGAAAAATTAAGTGATGTTTTTATTGCAACTGATAATCAGCTTGTTTTTGATAAAGCAAAAGAATTTACTCAAAATGTTTTGATGACAGATTCTAATCATATTTCTGGAACAGATAGAATTGCAGAAGCAGCTCTTATTTTAGAAAAAGACAACATAGAATTTGATTTTATAATCAATATTCAAGGTGATGAACCTTTTATTCAACCTAAACAAATTGATAGTTTAGCAGAAATTTTGATAAAAAATAAAGAGGTACAATTAGCTACTCTAGTAAGTCTGATAAAGGATTCAGAAACACTTTTTGATACAAATGTAGTGAAGGTAGTTTTTGATGAAGCTTATAAAGCAATTTATTTTAGTAGAAACCCTATTCCTTTTGTCAGAAATGAAGATAAAAATCAAAAAGATGCTTGGCTTTCAGCACATACATTTTATCGTCATATAGGAATGTATGCTTATCAAAAACAGGTTTTACAGCAAATTACGAAGCTAAAACCTTCAAAACTAGAGTTAGCAGAATCTTTAGAACAATTGAGATGGATAGAAAACGGCTTCTCTGTTCAAGTAGTTATTACTCCTTTTGAAAGCATAGGAATTGATACACCAGAAGATTTGAAAAAAGCAATTTCTAGTAAAAACTAA
- the upp gene encoding uracil phosphoribosyltransferase, producing MNTVFSLTESSSLAHYFMSNLRDTNLQAHKGNFRQNLKKIGYLLAYEISKKLDYQDITLQTGLGAKQTKKLTEFPVLIPILRAGLPLYEGFAEFFEQSDSGFVGAYRGEYKQDLQNKLNQYDFDIDLLYTACPNLENKTVILIDPMLATGKSLIKTYQELSKQKGMPKELHIASVIASEEGIKNVQTELPKANLWIGDIDEKLDKKSYIVPGLGDAGDLSFGEKV from the coding sequence ATGAATACAGTTTTTAGTCTTACAGAAAGTTCTTCTCTTGCCCATTATTTTATGAGCAATTTGAGAGATACTAATTTACAAGCTCATAAAGGAAATTTTCGTCAAAATTTAAAAAAAATAGGCTATTTATTGGCTTACGAGATTTCAAAAAAACTTGATTATCAAGATATAACTTTACAAACAGGCTTAGGAGCAAAACAAACAAAAAAACTAACAGAGTTTCCTGTTCTGATTCCTATTCTTCGTGCAGGTTTGCCCCTTTACGAAGGCTTTGCTGAATTTTTCGAACAGTCGGATAGTGGTTTTGTTGGTGCTTATAGAGGAGAGTATAAACAAGATTTACAAAATAAGCTGAATCAGTATGATTTTGATATAGATTTACTCTATACTGCTTGTCCAAATTTAGAAAATAAAACTGTGATTCTGATTGACCCAATGCTTGCCACAGGAAAATCCCTCATCAAAACTTATCAAGAACTTTCTAAACAGAAAGGAATGCCTAAAGAGTTGCATATTGCTTCTGTTATCGCTAGTGAAGAAGGAATAAAGAATGTACAAACGGAGTTGCCAAAAGCTAATTTGTGGATTGGTGATATAGACGAAAAGCTAGATAAAAAATCATATATTGTACCTGGTTTGGGAGACGCAGGAGATTTATCTTTTGGAGAAAAGGTATAG
- a CDS encoding PspC domain-containing protein, with protein MKKLLYFFEKNAFGVCAKIGERLGISSESIRLSFIYVSFITFGSPIFLYLVLAFWMKMKAHLRRYRQIIRGL; from the coding sequence ATGAAAAAACTACTTTATTTTTTTGAAAAAAATGCTTTTGGTGTTTGTGCCAAAATAGGTGAACGTTTAGGTATTTCCTCTGAAAGTATTCGCCTTTCTTTTATATATGTTTCTTTCATTACTTTTGGGTCTCCTATTTTTCTCTATTTAGTTCTTGCTTTTTGGATGAAAATGAAGGCACACTTACGGAGATATAGACAGATAATCAGAGGTTTATAA
- a CDS encoding S8 family serine peptidase has protein sequence MSKFNLSRKFILGLGLAGSLTFFGCETVEQQAMVELEEKTDVVSSEEFIQNQFIVVLKDGTFGQKLGKVSAAPIMDRSANLKNYEATQASLKGEVSNMVAEFGVAPEAIEFVYGNALLGFAGTFTSEQINALKNDSRVDYVEQDQVMRITDGDKGKNTVSRTEAQSTPWGISRVGYGNYAGGARWAWVIDSGIDGNHSDLTVDTQFSRSFVNGYSGTQDGNGHGTHVAGTIAAKDNNIGVVGVAAGATVVSCRVFAGSSGSNSAVISAVDYVRASAYADDVANMSLGGGRSTTLDNAVKNAANAGVYMVLAAGNEAQNTLNVSPGRVNGNRITTVSAMDINSRFANFSNYGTPVDVCAPGVNINSTWTGGGYRSISGTSMATPHIAGIRLINGGPVYIQGYVQNDPDGDADPIGRK, from the coding sequence ATGTCAAAATTCAATTTATCAAGAAAATTCATCCTCGGCTTAGGTCTTGCAGGTTCATTAACTTTTTTCGGCTGTGAAACAGTTGAACAACAGGCAATGGTAGAATTAGAAGAAAAAACAGATGTAGTAAGCTCTGAAGAGTTTATTCAAAATCAATTTATTGTAGTCCTTAAAGACGGTACTTTCGGACAAAAATTAGGTAAAGTTTCTGCTGCTCCTATAATGGACAGATCAGCTAACTTAAAAAATTACGAAGCGACACAAGCATCTCTAAAAGGTGAAGTGAGTAATATGGTAGCAGAATTTGGTGTAGCACCAGAAGCTATTGAGTTTGTTTATGGTAACGCACTTTTAGGTTTTGCAGGTACTTTTACTAGCGAACAAATCAATGCTCTCAAAAATGATTCTCGTGTAGATTATGTAGAGCAAGACCAAGTGATGCGTATCACAGATGGAGACAAAGGTAAAAACACAGTATCAAGAACAGAAGCACAATCTACTCCTTGGGGAATTTCTCGTGTAGGATATGGAAACTATGCAGGTGGTGCTCGTTGGGCTTGGGTTATTGACTCTGGTATTGATGGAAATCATTCAGATTTAACAGTAGACACGCAGTTTAGTCGTTCTTTCGTGAATGGATATTCTGGAACGCAAGATGGTAATGGACATGGAACACACGTAGCAGGTACAATTGCAGCTAAAGATAACAACATTGGTGTTGTTGGTGTAGCAGCAGGTGCAACTGTAGTTTCTTGTCGTGTATTTGCTGGAAGCAGTGGGTCTAACTCAGCAGTTATTTCAGCAGTAGATTATGTACGAGCAAGTGCTTATGCTGATGATGTTGCAAATATGAGCCTTGGTGGTGGACGTTCTACTACTTTGGATAATGCTGTAAAAAATGCAGCTAATGCAGGAGTTTATATGGTTTTAGCAGCAGGAAATGAAGCTCAAAACACATTAAATGTATCTCCAGGTCGTGTTAATGGAAACCGTATTACAACTGTTTCTGCAATGGACATTAACAGTCGCTTTGCTAACTTCTCAAACTATGGTACACCAGTTGATGTTTGTGCACCAGGTGTAAATATCAATTCTACTTGGACAGGTGGTGGATACCGTTCTATTAGTGGTACTTCAATGGCAACTCCTCACATAGCTGGTATTAGACTTATCAATGGTGGTCCTGTTTATATCCAAGGATATGTTCAGAATGATCCTGATGGAGATGCTGACCCAATTGGTAGAAAATAA